In Juglans microcarpa x Juglans regia isolate MS1-56 chromosome 8D, Jm3101_v1.0, whole genome shotgun sequence, the following are encoded in one genomic region:
- the LOC121243507 gene encoding LRR receptor-like serine/threonine-protein kinase RGI5, with the protein MKKCEESIPLLHFSFFFMFLFCPSVFSELPSNQKTTMIDLFNLLNKTDLSCNISKDPCSWKGVTCSSGNSFITEISLSGFSLSCSDFLPRLCQIDSLMSIDVSNNALTLIPEEFIKGCGEIGGLERLNISRNRLVGPLPTFQGFVGLKFLDLSFNSLNGNIGLQLDGLIALKSLNISGNKFNGLIPTNLGKAMVLEQLELSVNGFEGGIPDQIMGYQNLTLIDLGENKLSGPVPDRIKDLSKLEVLILSSNKFSGQIPGAISNIRTLSRFAANQNNFKGTVPSGITRFLKKLDLSYNKLSGSIPSDMLSPSNLQSVDLSYNLLKGSIPSNISSSLVRLRLGSNSLDGPIPSSVFGKLEKLMYLELDNNSLTGLIPPDLGSCLSLALLNLAGNNLTGTLPGQLGNLSRLQVMKLQSNRLVGEIPVEITLLQILSTLNISWNLLNGSIPSSISSLRYLTNMNLQGNHLNGLIPEGISGLDSLLELQLGGNQFTGNIPMMPASLQIALNLSSNLLVGPIPFTFSLLTGLEVLDLSNNQLTGEIPTFLSEMRSLTRLLLSNNQLSGIIPEFGSWLTLEARGNVHLINTATSNTSPKSAKKGKSVAASILIGFAAALFTVGVVTGLALSISRRYHRVNDEQPQSAEDLPPPQMGQHIIPSKYIMDRKRKDVKRKYTFVQSSSIDDARRYDRIQNCFYELCSNASKAESSCVKLISQIEQLKTQCLGIADHDTSNTVDTTTSMEGTTPRVFSPLVVRSKGRPQSKRKVHSAEKSIKKSSTKRRLHHNEVEVLFINVVY; encoded by the coding sequence ATGAAGAAGTGTGAGGAGAGCATCCCTCTACTccatttctccttttttttcatgttcttGTTCTGTCCTTCGGTCTTCTCTGAACTACCCTCAAACCAAAAAACCACCATGATCGATCTTTTTAATCTCCTTAACAAAACAGATTTATCATGTAATATTAGCAAGGATCCATGTTCATGGAAGGGAGTTACCTGCAGCTCTGGGAATTCTTTCATAACAGAAATCTCTCTATCGGGCTTTTCCCTCTCTTGCTCAGACTTTTTGCCTCGTCTTTGTCAGATAGATTCTTTGATGAGTATTGATGTCTCCAACAACGCTCTGACCTTAATCCCGGAGGAATTCATCAAGGGTTGCGGGGAGATTGGAGGGCTGGAGCGCTTGAATATTAGCAGAAACAGGTTGGTTGGTCCTCTGCCTACTTTTCAAGGATTCGTTGGGTTGAAGTTCTTGGACCTGTCTTTCAATTCATTGAATGGAAACATTGGTTTACAGTTAGATGGATTGATTGCCctcaaaagtttgaatattagTGGCAACAAGTTCAATGGCCTTATCCCTACCAATCTTGGGAAAGCCATGGTTTTAGAGCAGCTTGAGCTCTCTGTGAATGGCTTTGAAGGTGGAATTCCTGATCAAATAATGGGTTACCAGAATTTGACTCTGATTGACTTAGGTGAAAATAAACTTTCCGGCCCTGTTCCTGATAGAATTAAAGACCTCTCTAAATTGGAAGTTTTGATTCTATCTTCCAATAAATTCAGTGGGCAAATCCCAGGAGCCATTTCAAATATCAGAACCCTTTCACGTTTTGCAgccaatcaaaacaactttaAAGGTACAGTTCCCAGTGGAATTACAAGATTCCTCAAGAAATTAGACCTTAGTTATAACAAGTTAAGCGGGTCGATTCCTTCAGACATGTTGTCGCCGTCAAATTTACAGTCTGTAGATTTGTCTTATAATTTGTTAAAGGGATCGATACCTTCAAACATATCTTCAAGTTTGGTCAGGTTGAGGTTGGGAAGCAATTCTCTTGATGGGCCAATCCCTTCTTCGGTGTTTGGAAAACTTGAGAAATTGATGTACTTAGAGCTGGATAACAATAGCTTGACCGGGCTTATACCTCCGGATTTGGGTTCTTGCCTGAGCTTGGCACTGTTGAATTTGGCAGGGAATAACCTGACTGGTACTTTGCCGGGACAGTTGGGAAATCTAAGCCGTCTTCAAGTTATGAAGCTTCAATCCAACAGGCTGGTTGGAGAAATCCCGGTTGAAATTACTCTACTACAGATATTGTCTACACTGAATATCAGCTGGAATTTGCTGAACGGTTCAATACCTTCTTCGATTTCAAGCTTGCGATACCTTACTAACATGAACTTACAAGGTAACCATCTCAATGGTTTGATACCAGAAGGTATTTCCGGTTTGGATTCTCTGTTAGAACTCCAGCTTGGAGGAAACCAATTTACCGGTAATATTCCAATGATGCCGGCATCATTGCAGATTGCTCTAAATCTCAGCAGCAACCTCCTTGTGGGACCTATTCCATTTACTTTTTCACTGCTTACAGGATTAGAAGTTTTGGATCTCTCAAACAATCAATTGACAGGGGAAATTCCAACGTTTCTAAGTGAAATGAGATCTTTGACACGGTTGCTACTTTCTAACAATCAACTATCTGGAATTATTCCAGAGTTTGGTTCATGGCTTACTCTTGAAGCAAGAGGAAATGTGCATCTTATTAACACTGCAACATCAAACACTTCACCAAAATCAGCCAAGAAGGGAAAATCAGTTGCCGCTTCGATTCTGATTGGGTTTGCAGCAGCTCTTTTCACTGTTGGGGTAGTCACAGGCCTTGCTTTATCAATCTCAAGACGATATCACAGGGTTAATGATGAACAACCACAATCAGCAGAGGATCTTCCCCCTCCTCAGATGGGCCAACATATAATACCATCAAAATATATCATGGATCGAAAGAGGAAAGATGTTAAGCGAAAATACACCTTTGTGCAAAGTAGTAGCATCGACGATGCACGAAGGTACGATAGGATCCAAAATTGCTTTTATGAACTGTGTTCCAATGCTTCAAAGGCCGAAAGCAGTTGTGTTAAATTGATTAGCCAAATAGAACAGTTGAAGACACAGTGCCTTGGTATCGCTGATCATGATACTAGCAACACAGTTGATACAACTACTTCTATGGAGGGCACGACCCCTAGAGTTTTTAGTCCATTGGTAGTTCGGAGTAAAGGACGACCACAGTCTAAGAGAAAAGTGCACTCCGCTGAAAAGAGTATTAAGAAATCCAGTACAAAAAGGCGATTGCACCACAATGAAGTTGAGgttctttttattaatgttgTATACTAA